The following DNA comes from Hordeum vulgare subsp. vulgare chromosome 3H, MorexV3_pseudomolecules_assembly, whole genome shotgun sequence.
CTCACAAACTACACTCTGGTATCATGCCAATTTAAGATGAAGTGCGCGTGTGTGATCAGGACTCATGATCAATATATTGATCATGATCAATATATTGATCATTTATTAGCATAATTAATTATAATTTAGTCGTTGCACTTGCACTTTAGAGAACAGTGTATATGTATATGGAGTTCAGTGTTATTTAACAAATTTTCAATATGCATGACATAATGTATATTGCTTCTTAGGCTCATATGTGTGTGGTATTATTCTGCATTTTGTTGATCCTTTGGGTTTGTTCTGATTCAGGGCACAAACATGTTGTGATATGCGGAAGTACTTGGAAGAACATACATACACTTGTATGGTGGAGGCTATGATTGCCGCCGAACATGGCTTTAGCAACCCGGCCCAGCATAAACTGGATGCTGAAGCATTTTTGGCATCAAAAGGGGCATTTAAAGCTCCTGAAGCCCCCGAGTCCTTTGCCTTTACAAGAGAGAATATAGCGCAGTATGTTCCGATATGATTTTCATATAAATTTTGAAGCATGCAACAATTTTAATGTATTGTTGCAGGGCTGAAGTGTCTACCGAAGAAATCATTGAGAATGGTAAAAAGTGGATGGGTGAGGAAGTCATGTTGGCTTttaagaagtactccctccgtaaactaatataagatcatttagaacactactttatagtaatctaaatgctcttatattagtttacagagggagtacaaggaAGGAAAGAGCCAGTTCAAGGTACGCGCGGTTTTCTGCTATTTTGTCCTTTTAACTGAAAGCAAGTTTGTTTATAAGGTGTTTTTTCAGGACGTGGTGGATTATGGCCTAGATGAGCTTCAATATCAGTGCTATAACCACTCCTTCCACCACTTCAACTTCACCGTTAAGATGAAGAAGTCAGACGGCGACTGGTCATCCACGCCCTATTTTGCTGAAGTGAAGCAGATCTATGGAAGAACATATTATTCCTGCTACGGACTAAGTTCGTATGATGATGGTATATGCCCATGCTTTCTTCTCTTTCATTCTAATTAAATATGGATCGTGTTTAGTTTGCTTACTGCAAAATTATGGCTTTGATATCTTGAGCTGTGTATCTTTGTTTAGGCCACTGCTACGCGTGCAAAAATCAAGGAATGCATGCACTAAAGCACCCAATTTGTCTAATGGGGTATGACAGTGGTCATGCTGATATGGAGTCCCCCTTCTTTTATCTTAGTGATGACGAGTAACCTGATCTCAAGTGGTGACGGTGTTTGCGGCGATGGCGGGGACAAGTATGTGGTTTGTTTATGGTTACATCTTCCGACCTGCATGTAGTGCAGTTGTGAATTATGCTGATATTTGACCTGTACTAAGAAATTCTAAGGAGCGAGTTTTTGCATCGAGGACCGTGCTTCATAATGTCTGCATAAAGCAGATTATTATTTTGGAGTAATTTGGTAAACATCACTATAATTGTGGTCTTTTTTTAAAACACCATGTTACATGTTTTTGTAGAAAATTACACCTGCACCGCACCGTTTCGTTGCTGGAGCACAGCCATCGACGAAAAGGTGCAGGTAACGGGGATCATCCATACATGTACCTCTCATGATCGATTGTTGAtggaatgagaggagtgttgttggGATACACAGGTCCACGAAAGGTCGAAATATCATAAAGCATGGGGTCTACACATCATGTGGATCCAGATAGATCTCATACTGTCCACTCCACGTACTAACCACTCGGGAAGATTGTCAATCACTCAGTTGTGTGGCTCACTCGGATATGCGAAGGCCAACAGTCGGCAAGGCAGTCGAAGCATCATCTTAGTAGTATGCTGACATTACGGCTTCAATGCGTCACTTTGTAACATAGGAGATGAGGGGGTGACGCACTCTATGTAAGCCACCCCATCACTAGACTAGGGGAAGGCCttggttcttctcctctctctcatCCCTCTCATCATTAGGCTCGGACATAGCTCAGACATGGAGATCCGTTCTCCTCTCTCTCAAATATCCCATGTAACTTCGTGTTCATAACAGATAAGCAAAGCTTCTCCGGAGCATGagatgtagggttgttatctTCGCCGTGAGAGGCCCAAACtcactaaaaccaccgtgtcatccatttgcatctcgatagatcatgctcctttatcctTCCCTTTTCTGTTGCcgaaatcgttaccacgacagttggcgcccatcttAGGACATGACATCTATCGAGCCATGGTGTAAATGGTTTTTTCTTCAATCTTCAACAGCAGATCATTGACCATCACCAGAGAAATTTGCTGTTGGAGTTTTGGCCATCGCGCTATTCGCACAAACAAAAGAATCAGGGAAGTATCCATTCCATCCACTCTATTTACATTAAATTATCTAACAATGAGTTGATCTTTACTCATGTAGGAGCGTTGGCGCGGTCCGCTCGTCGTCTCCGACTCCTTGTGCAGCGCCTACGCCATGCTTCCACGCATCGGCGTTGATGCCGACCGCCTGTGGTCATCTCTGGTCGCGACGCCATCGTCAAACCCTCACGCACGACGACCTCTTCATTCGGCCAGCCATCGTGCCCGCCGGCGTGCTACGCCGCGCCGAGTACGTCCTTGAGTTGTTCATCGTGCTCGGCGACAGCGTCGTGTCCGTCGAATTGCTGCTCCGCACCGAGCACGCCCTCGAGCTATCCGTCGAGCCCGCCGGTGTCCTCGTGTCCGCCGGCATGCTGCTCCGGTGACCGCAGCCCGACCTCGAGCTGTTAGTGCCGGACGGCGCCGTCATGTCCGTCGACAGGCTGCTCCGGCAGCCGCAGGCCGACTGCGACGTCGACAACGtccacatcaagctcccaagctgTTCTCCGCTGACCACTCGACGCGGCGTGGGCACGGGAGTGCTTGTCCCTCGGCATCATATGTGCGGCTGCGGCTCCGACGACGGGGCCACAGGCCCGACGCGGCCGTATACAGAGGCTAGCCATGCCCCGAGCGTGCGGTGGCTCATCCCTCCGTGGGCTGGTGGAACTCTGCTTCGATGATGACTAACTCGGGGGAACAAGTCCCCAGTCTCTAGCCACTCGGCAAAGGATCGAGCAGACCTAGCCAAACGGGCCGGACCGGCACGGCCCGGCCCGCCCGGCATGACACGGTACGCATGGGTCCGATTATTAGCCGGGTCATGCCGTGTCGGCCCACCGGCGCAGCCTCCTGGCCCAGGCACGGCACAGAGGCTATACGGGCCGGCTCGTAGGCACGTCAGACCCACTAGCctgttagttttatttttatttttaagctATTATTTAGGCTGATTTTGGCCTGTTAGGCTGTTTTTTGGGCCGATTTTAATATATTGAGATGTGTTTTGGGTCGATTTTGATCTATTGAGTTATTTTtttatcctatatatatatatataaataagtaaaaaaaataaaCGGGCCATACCGTGCCTGTCCGCGTGCCCAGGCACGGCCCGAGGCGTGCCCAGGCACGGCCCGAGGCGTGCCACGTGCCTGGCTCGGCCCGTTTAAATCGTGCCGGACCGGGCCCGTGTCGTGCCGTCGTGGTGGGCTGGCGGGCCGGCCTGTTTAgcccggcccgtttggccaggtctgGGATCGAGGTTCTTACCTGTCCGATCATTTTACAATTTAGTCCTCATATTAGTACACAATTACTTAAGCTCAGCAAAGGATCGAGGTTCTTACCTCATTTTACACTTTTCTGTTTGAACCCAGGTTCACTCGCATGGGACTAAAGCTCACTCGAACGCTCGTCCATTCGGACAATACACACATGGTTAGACAAATTTACTCGGATGGTTAACAAACCACTGCAACAGTCAGACATGGACGTTTTGTTCCAACGATTATTCCCGGGCGCGTTTCTTCGTTCGGTCGCTACATGTGCAGTTACTTCACTCGACACGCCTTCGTCACTCAACCGTCCCGCGCTGTCACACTGCTGAACGCGTCTTCGTCACTCGACCGCCCCGCGTGCCGTCACACTGCTGAACGCACCTTCGTCACTCGACCGCCCGACGCGCCGTCAGATTGCTgaacgctccttcgtcactcggccgctCCACGCACCGTTACTCAGCTGgatgctccttcgtcactcgccGCTCCTGCGTCGTTAGACAGCTAAGTCATTCTTCAtgctgcattaaattaaatagttgTTTTcacattaccgagtgtcgagtaagtcgcacatgacgttcactcggaggccacgccaccgagtgtacctctgcacttggttgtttatttttatatgggaacacttcacttccgcttcgtttgggtccagtacaCAAACGAGTTCAGTCGGATCCTTCACTTGCACAAGTACAGTTGGATCCTGCACTTTGTTAGACCCTTGGTGGTCCCGAACCAACAAGCACCTAGCACACCCAACGGGTGCAAACGGGTGTTATTTACACAAATCATTTTAGCAAACTCATATAACTTTGAGAAATTTTTacgttggcttgtgctattttcTGTACACAGGTTACACTGTCACTCGGACGCCCTTCACGTCGTCACTGTGCTGGAcgtgtcgtcatcactcggcagctccgcgcatcgccactcagcGAGACACGCCTTCGTCACTCGACCGCCCCGCGGGTCGTCACTTTGCTGAACGCTCCATCGCCACTCGGTCGtcccgcgcgccgtcactctgctggacgcgttttcattgttggaaatatgccctagaggcaataataaagtggttactattatatttcccagttcatgataattgtctattattcatgctataattgtattaaccggaaaccgtaatacatgtatgAATATATAAATCACAAtgcgtccctagtgagcctctagttggctagctcgttgatcaataggtgatcatggtttcctaatcatggacattggttgtcattgataacgggatcacatcattggggaatgatgtgatggacaaacacaatcctaagcatatcactagatcgtattgttcgtctgctaaagcttttctaatgtcaagtatcattttcttagaccatgagattgtgcaactcccaaataccgtaggagtgctttgggtgtatcaaacgtcacaacgtaacttggtgattataaaggtgcactacaggtatctccgaaagtgtctgttgggttgtacgaatcgagactgagatttgtcactccgtgtgacggagaggtatctctggacccactcggtaatacaccatcataccgagctcaatgtgactaagtagttagccacgggataatgtgttacggaacgagtaaagagacttgccagtaacgagattgaacaaggtatagggatactgacgatcgaatctcgggcaagtatcataccggtagacaaagggaattgcatacgggattgatcgaatccccgacatcgtggttcattcgataagattcgacgacgctagggttataggggaatagtgtacgtggttactgagagttgttcagagtcccggatgagatctcggacgtcacgaggagttccgaaatggtccgtaggtaaagatttatatattggaagtgaggatttggtcaccggaagtgtttcgggcaacaccggtaatgtacagggaccatcgaaagggttccgggggtccaccggcaagggccaccagccccaagctgctacatgggccaaaagtgggagGGAACTAGCCCCTAAGTGTGCTGGTGTGCCTCCAcaatcagcccaaggcgcaacaaggggtggaggaggcaaaaccctaggcgtggggaggccaccttgggcctcaagacCCACCCTAGGGTGCCTCCACCATCTTGGCCGCCGCCCaaagccatctagggctgccgcacccttagggtgggaaaccctaaagcgtGGGCACCctcttccctctcctcctatatatagtgacggttttggactgatttgagacaacaattctctttctctctctcggcgcaaccctactcctcctcctcctccttccccgtagtgcttggcgaagccctgtcggagtgccacatagatccaccgtcaccatgccgtcgtgctgccggagctctccctcaacctctcctccctccttgctggaccaaggggttggatacgtcaccgggctgcacgtgtattGAACGTGGAGGCACtgtcgttcggtgcatagatcggaatccaccgcaatctgaatcgctgcgagtacgaatccatcaaccgcgttctagcaacgcttccgcttagcgatcttcaaaggtatgaagatgctctacccctttgctcgttgctggtttctccatagatagatccttgcatgacgtaggatttttttttttgaaattactacgttccccaacagtggcatccgagccaaggttctatgcgtagattctatgcacgagtagaacacaaaagtcataggctctgattttgtcaattgcttgccgttactagtcttatcttgatttggcagcatcatgggatgaagcggcccggaccgactttacacgtactcttacgtgagactggttccactgatcgacatgcacttgttgcataaggtggctagcgggtgcctgtctctcccactttactcggatcagattcgatgaagaggttccttatgaagggtaaatcgcattggcatatcaacgttgtggctgtcacataggtaagaaacgttcttgctagaaaccctaaccagccacgtaaaacttgcaacaacaattagaagacgtctaacttgtttttgcagggtatgctatgtgatgtgatatggccaaaagggtgtgatgttacatatgtgatgtatgagattgatcatgttcttgtaataggattcacaacttgcatgtcgatgagtatgaaaaccggcaggagccataggagttgtcttaatttattgtatgagatgcaacaccatgtgattactttactttattgctaaacgttagctatagtagtagacgtaatagttggcgtgacgacttcacggagacacagtgatggagatcatggtgtcatgccggtgacaatgatgatcatggtgccccg
Coding sequences within:
- the LOC123442895 gene encoding uncharacterized protein LOC123442895 isoform X2, with protein sequence MPLRCAAGSLKHRHLLSHFLHVTQPKGPENVIIMLRTVRVALKFLRRCSKVYQSLGLKCLPKKSLRMDVVDYGLDELQYQCYNHSFHHFNFTVKMKKSDGDWSSTPYFAEVKQIYGRTYYSCYGLSSYDDGHCYACKNQGMHALKHPICLMGYDSGHADMESPFFYLSDDE